A window of the Carassius auratus strain Wakin unplaced genomic scaffold, ASM336829v1 scaf_tig00017894, whole genome shotgun sequence genome harbors these coding sequences:
- the LOC113075883 gene encoding uncharacterized protein LOC113075883 isoform X3, with amino-acid sequence MKAVNAVQLFSLFWTFTALCQADEDISVSCENVTGSVGEEVNLHCSVSLMCPCSIKKYKFQYLKDPAICTTESPKDSCKQSNILTCRYTPTTAITGKFSFFVQTTCGMNTTEFTVEITESFIFNETHVAESTNAVSMDAVITPVVGLSVIFIIIIILMAIISKKQSFGFQKRMCIKNDDGNSNCLEEVIYSNIDSAKPN; translated from the exons ATGAAGGCTGTGAATGCAGTGCAACTGTTCTCTCTGTTTTGGACCTTTACTGCTCTCTGTCAAGCTGATGAAG ATATCAGTGTAAGCTGTGAGAATGTGACTGGATCTGTGGGGGAGGAAGTAAATCTCCACTGCAGCGTCTCACTAATGTGCCCTTGTTCCATTAAAAAGTATAAGTTTCAATATCTTAAAGACCCAGCCATCTGTACAACAGAGTCTCCTAAAGATTCCTGTAAACAGAGTAACATCTTAACATGCCGCTACACTCCAACAACAGCAATTACAGGAAAATTCAGCTTCTTTGTGCAAACAACCTGTGGAATGAATACAACAGAATTCACAGTGGAGATAACAG AGTCATTCATCTTTAATGAAACTCATGTTGCTGAATCTACGAATGCTGTATCTATGGATGCTGTCATCACTCCAGTTGTGGGCTTATctgtcatcttcatcatcatcatcatcttaatGGCAATAATTAGCAAAAAACAATCTTTTGGGTTCCAGAAGAGGATGTGCATCAAAAATGATGATGGCAACAGTAATTGTCTTGAAGAAGTGATATACTCTAATATTGATTCAGCAAAACCAAACTAA
- the LOC113075883 gene encoding uncharacterized protein LOC113075883 isoform X1, with translation MKAVNAVQLFSLFWTFTALCQADEDISVSCEKVTGSVGKEGNLHCSVSVNCSNCSIIMYKFKYPNESTICTEPPKDSCKQSNILTCRYTPTTAINNTEEFSFFVQTTCGMKTTKFTVDITESFIFNETHVAESTNAVSMDAVITPVVGLSVIFIIIIILMAIISKKQSFGFQKRMCIKNDDGNSNCLEEVIYSNIDSAKPN, from the exons ATGAAGGCTGTGAATGCAGTGCAACTGTTCTCTCTGTTTTGGACCTTTACTGCTCTCTGTCAAGCTGATGAAG ATATCAGTGTAAGCTGTGAGAAAGTGACTGGATCTGTGGGGAAGGAAGGAAATCTCCACTGCAGCGTATCAGTGAATTGCTCTAATTGTTCCATTATAATGTATAAGTTTAAATACCCCAATGAATCAACCATTTGTACAGAGCCTCCTAAAGACTCCTGTAAACAGAGTAACATCTTAACATGCCGCTACACTCCAACAACAGCAATTAACAATACAGAAGAATTCAGCTTCTTTGTGCAAACAACATGTggaatgaaaacaacaaaattcaCTGTGGACATAACAG AGTCATTCATCTTTAATGAAACTCATGTTGCTGAATCTACGAATGCTGTATCTATGGATGCTGTCATCACTCCAGTTGTGGGCTTATctgtcatcttcatcatcatcatcatcttaatGGCAATAATTAGCAAAAAACAATCTTTTGGGTTCCAGAAGAGGATGTGCATCAAAAATGATGATGGCAACAGTAATTGTCTTGAAGAAGTGATATACTCTAATATTGATTCAGCAAAACCAAACTAA
- the LOC113075883 gene encoding uncharacterized protein LOC113075883 isoform X2, whose translation MKAVNAVQLFSLFWTFTALCQANEDISVSCENVTGSVGEEVNLHCSVSLMCPCSIKKYKFQYLKDPAICTTESPKDSCKQSNILTCRYTPTTAITGKFSFFVQTTCGMNTTEFTVEITESFIFNETHVAESTNAVSMDAVITPVVGLSVIFIIIIILMAIISKKQSFGFQKRMCIKNDDGNSNCLEEVIYSNIDSAKPN comes from the exons ATGAAGGCTGTGAATGCAGTGCAACTGTTCTCTCTGTTTTGGACCTTTACTGCTCTCTGTCAAGCTAATGAAG ATATCAGTGTAAGCTGTGAGAATGTGACTGGATCTGTGGGGGAGGAAGTAAATCTCCACTGCAGCGTCTCACTAATGTGCCCTTGTTCCATTAAAAAGTATAAGTTTCAATATCTTAAAGACCCAGCCATCTGTACAACAGAGTCTCCTAAAGATTCCTGTAAACAGAGTAACATCTTAACATGCCGCTACACTCCAACAACAGCAATTACAGGAAAATTCAGCTTCTTTGTGCAAACAACCTGTGGAATGAATACAACAGAATTCACAGTGGAGATAACAG AGTCATTCATCTTTAATGAAACTCATGTTGCTGAATCTACGAATGCTGTATCTATGGATGCTGTCATCACTCCAGTTGTGGGCTTATctgtcatcttcatcatcatcatcatcttaatGGCAATAATTAGCAAAAAACAATCTTTTGGGTTCCAGAAGAGGATGTGCATCAAAAATGATGATGGCAACAGTAATTGTCTTGAAGAAGTGATATACTCTAATATTGATTCAGCAAAACCAAACTAA